Proteins from one Sarcophilus harrisii chromosome 2, mSarHar1.11, whole genome shotgun sequence genomic window:
- the PPRC1 gene encoding peroxisome proliferator-activated receptor gamma coactivator-related protein 1 isoform X2: MAARRGREDGAAPPPGGGPGPGPGGGMRGGKRGSCQRSPEPSGAAGSLGSRQQVLLEEEEEEEAGFLSLSQNDLFDLEGDDELGEEEEMFLQSEVLLETMQSYMDASIISIIEDLSGSGESRVTSEDQNEVSLLTALTEILDNADSENPSPFDTIPDSELLASPRENTSLHKLLGFSRSSPENDADDQWGPKTHSMAPTIGRVEMCVSDSSWDLPPSPFLETSSPKIPGWKTPRSRPRWGQLSPLQRSDGEEEEDARLSSDRVATAGSSADNTEDFPMHLACPGEEEEEEEEATPVGDESISSLSELVRAMHPYCLPSFTVCLDSSGDQQEEQTEELMLAEGGMVLEILGQGSVTGEALEIPVVLRHLPPSGQPMEELEPDLSQQLLESDPGADIPMCGEPCFQKEPVIPGSPKGGREKGPTSPALPCDELMPALVDDPKGPSIDGSSDAPKGQRGHRSRRKKTEAMLLPDREGDSNYIRKLRSSSRSHLTAESQPSDQPLEAFSKVAQASCGRRKPRARLAEPRVMSSLEKPGPPEPDSVPLSPLGQSGLAREEPPTLSSGSVEMSLTSGTCDQSQAPEPSLESNRPQSERVSSPSKTECSASVGPQEAKPRPLSLSEYWQRRQQRQAEEQVPEPQTPAGKWPSIPETPTELAEIPCLIVPSKTAEQQGLEVPSRPIAPGIAKQRTAQQPSPKLPASPMPSSSLSSPEADLPLPARHTSLARQSVSPTMPVPPTMPVPPTMPVPPTMPMPPAVPPAGPMPPAVPPTMTVPVTIPRPPALPPTMPPLPGGPGMPSMVQLSSSGQTMPDLLLPPLPPPCLPRPPDSYTQFAPVPSWPCYPSVPPSVNYPCLPPPVPGTSNAYPVPTPPAVPWALPPASVTAYGSDHSYGPMGWCPGPQPPYWPSVPPAPLPPPPPPPLPKNIPPPTHVTDIFPTVAHGSIPDSSAVSMVPPPNLVPTSQEASQSVPSRAEVKQGPASQQPSRPLSPTSKTRLATPKSPNARKNGVLVEEPMVQKGQLTSESSTPQKAQPETKESVHSESTLVSADATGSVPKQCQVAKMPNVHPARLRRLNFLPSAHTQGSEDVVQAFISEIGIEASDLSSLLEQFEKSEVKKECIPAGSADTLAIGNSGVDISQEKRPLDRLQAPELANVAGLTPPATPPHQLWKPLAAVSLLAKPGSPDSPTQDKGQKPVGNMEAKRATAARLRGRVPGPSPVHVGSGDHDYCILSPTVTPGPELGSRWNVKRHQDITIKPILSLGTSAALPVCPATCQKQQLDHRTSEEMEATPPAPTATPDQHPSVLLSPEASPGRNDDTRTPPGALAKQPVHCYQKAIASSSPPGRVWRGRSSRSCSNGASEASSSSASSSSRSRSRSRSHSRSRSKSRSISPPPKRWRSYRSRCSRSTRSSSRSSCDSWGHSRRRSSSSSSSTSSSSSSSSSQSRSRSPSPRRRSNRRRRYDYYDSQDHYQRQKILQKERAIEERRVVFIGKIPGCMTRSELKHRFSVFGEIEECTIHFRFEGDNYGFVTYRYAEEAFAAIESGHKLRRAGEQPFDLCFGGRRQFCKRNYADLDSNWEEFDPAPVKSKFDSVDFDTLLKQAQKNLRR, translated from the exons ATGGCGGCGCGCCGGGGACGGGAAGACGGTGCCGCGCCGCCCCCAGGAGGGGGCCCCGGACCAGGCCCCGGCGGCGGGATGCGCGGCGGCAAGCGTGGCTCCTGCCAACGGAGCCCCGAGCCCTCAGGAGCCGCGGGGAGCCTCGGGAGTCGGCAGCAG gtTCTgctggaagaggaggaggaagaggaggctgGCTTCCTCAGCCTGTCCCAGAATGATCTATTTGACCTGGAGGGAGATGATGAattaggagaggaagaggagatgtTCCTACAGAGCGAGGTCCTGTTGGAGACCATGCAGAGTTATATGGATGCTTCTATCATCTCCATCATTGAAGACTTAAGTGGATCTGGAGAG AGCAGGGTGACCTCAGAGGACCAGAATGAAGTGTCTCTGCTCACAGCTCTCACTGAAATACTTGACAATGCCGACTCTGAGAATCCATCACCCTTTGATACCATTCCAGACTCGGAGCTGCTTGCATCTCCTCGGGAGAACACCTCG TTGCACAAACTGCTGGGTTTTTCTCGCTCATCCCCAGAAAACGATGCGGATGACCAATGGGGACCCAAGACACACAGTATGGCCCCTACTATTGGCAGG GTTGAGATGTGTGTCTCCGATTCTTCCTGGGATCTTCCCCCATCTCCCTTCTTGGAGACCTCTTCCCCAAAGATCCCAGGATGGAAGACCCCAAGATCCCGGCCCCGATGGGGTCAGCTTTCTCCCTTGCAGCGCAGTgatggagaggaggaagaagatgccAGACTCAGCAGTGACAGAGTCGCAACAGCGGGCTCCTCTGCTGACAACACTGAAGACTTCCCTATGCACCTGGCCTGCccgggggaggaggaggaggaggaggaggaggctacCCCAGTCGGAGATGAGAGCATCTCCTCTCTAAGTGAGCTAGTGCGGGCCATGCATCCCTACTGTCTGCCCAGCTTCACGGTTTGCTTGGACTCCTCTGGAGACCAGCAGGAGGAGCAGACTGAAGAGTTGATGCTGGCTGAAGGGGGCATGGTTTTGGAGATCCTAGGCCAAGGGTCTGTGACTGGGGAGGCTCTGGAGATTCCGGTGGTCTTGCGCCATCTCCCTCCTTCAGGCCAGCCTATGGAAGAGTTAGAGCCTGACCTTTCTCAGCAGCTACTAGAGTCTGACCCGGGAGCTGACATCCCCATGTGTGGGGAGCCATGCTTTCAGAAAGAGCCTGTGATCCCAGGCAGTCctaaaggggggagagagaaggggccAACAAGCCCAGCCCTGCCTTGTGATGAATTGATGCCAGCACTTGTTGATGACCCCAAAGGACCCTCTATTGATGGGTCTTCAGATGCACCGAAAGGCCAAAGGGGCCATCGGAGTCGGAGAAAGAAGACTGAAGCTATGTTATTGCCAGACAGGGAGGGAGACAGTAACTATATTCGCAAGCTCAGGTCCTCTTCCCGGAGCCACCTGACTGCTGAGAGCCAGCCCTCAGATCAGCCCCTGGAGGCGTTCTCCAAAGTGGCCCAGGCATCCTGTGGTCGGAGAAAGCCCCGGGCCAGGCTGGCTGAACCTAGAGTGATGTCAAGTCTAGAAAAACCAGGCCCACCAGAGCCTGACTCTGTCCCACTAAGTCCCCTTGGACAGTCTGGCCTGGCCAGAGAGGAGCCGCCGACTCTGTCCTCCGGCAGTGTGGAGATGTCCTTGACCTCAGGGACTTGTGACCAGTCACAGGCCCCAGAGCCAAGCCTTGAGAGTAACAGGCCTCAAAGTGAGAGGGTCTCGAGTCCCTCAAAGACAGAATGCAGTGCCAGCGTTGGGCCCCAGGAAGCCAAACCCCGACCTTTGAGCCTCTCAGAGTATTGGCAGAGAAGGCAGCAGCGCCAAGCAGAAGAGCAAGTGCCAGAGCCCCAAACCCCTGCTGGAAAATGGCCAAGCATTCCGGAGACACCTACAGAGCTAGCAGAAATCCCTTGCCTCATTGTCCCTTCTAAGACAGCTGAGCAGCAGGGCCTTGAGGTACCTTCAAGGCCCATTGCCCCTGGCATAGCCAAGCAGAGGACAGCTCAGCAGCCAAGCCCCAAGCTGCCTGCCAGTCCCATGCCCTCTTCCAGCTTGTCTTCCCCTGAAGCTGACCTCCCGTTGCCAGCCAGACATACATCTCTAGCAAGGCAATCTGTGTCCCCTACAATGCCTGTGCCCCCTACAATGCCTGTGCCCCCTACAATGCCTGTGCCCCCTACAATGCCCATGCCCCCAGCTGTGCCTCCTGCAGGACCCATGCCCCCAGCTGTGCCTCCTACAATGACTGTTCCAGTGACAATTCCCAGGCCTCCAGCTCTGCCACCCACAATGCCACCCCTTCCGGGTGGGCCAGGAATGCCATCCATGGTGCAGCTTTCCTCCAGTGGGCAGACAATGCCCGATTTGCTTCTGCCACCACTCCCCCCACCCTGTCTCCCAAGGCCTCCTGATTCTTATACCCAATTTGCCCCAGTGCCTTCCTGGCCCTGTTATCCCTCAGTACCACCATCTGTTAACTATCCTTGCTTGCCACCCCCAGTGCCAGGCACATCCAATGCCTATCCAGTACCTACTCCCCCTGCTGTGCCTTGGGCCCTACCTCCTGCATCAGTGACAGCTTATGGTTCTGATCATTCTTATGGGCCTATGGGTTGGTGTCCAGGCCCGCAGCCTCCTTATTGGCCATCTGTACCCCCAGCcccattaccaccaccaccaccacctcccctaCCTAAGAACATCCCACCACCCACCCATGTTACTGACATTTTCCCTACTGTGGCTCATGGTAGCATACCTGACTCCAGTGCAGTCTCTATGGTTCCACCACCTAACCTTGTACCAACTTCCCAGGAGGCCTCTCAATCTGTACCCTCAAGAGCAGAGGTCAAGCAAGGGCCAGCTTCTCAGCAACCCTCGAGACCCTTGTCCCCTACATCCAAAACCAGGCTGGCCACCCCAAAGAGCCCAAATGCCAGAAAGAATGGGGTTCTTGTTGAGGAGCCCATGGTTCAAAAGGGCCAACTCACGTCAGAGAGTTCTACCCCCCAGAAGGCCCAGCCTGAAACCAAGGAGAGTGTGCATAGTGAGTCAACATTAGTCTCGGCAGATGCCACTGGGTCTGTGCCTAAGCAGTGCCAAGTGGCCAAGATGCCCAATGTACATCCAGCTCGACTTCGGAGACTCAACTTCCTGCCTTCTGCACACACCCAGGGTTCTGAGGATGTGGTACAAGCTTTTATCAGTGAGATTG GAATTGAAGCATCTGATCTATCCAGTCTTCTGGAGCAATTTGAGAAGTCTGAAG TCAAAAAGGAGTGTATTCCAGCGGGATCTGCTGATACCTTAGCTATAGGAAACTCAGG GGTTGACATCTCCCAGGAAAAGCGACCTCTTGACCGGTTACAAGCCCCAGAGCTGGCCAACGTTGCAG GCCTGACCCCTCCTGCTACTCCACCTCATCAACTCTGGAAACCCTTGGCTGCAGTCTCATTACTGGCCAAGCCAGGGTCTCCTGATTCTCCTACCCAAGATAAAGGGCAGAAGCCCGTGGGAAACATGGAGGCCAAACGTGCAACTGCAGCTCGACTCCGAGGGCGGGTCCCAGGACCTAGCCCAGTTCATGTGGGCTCTGGGGACCATGACTATTGCATCCTAAGCCCTACAGTGACCCCAGGGCCTGAGTTGGGATCACGCTGGAATGTCAAACGACATCAAGATATTACAATTAAGCCTATCCTTTCTCTGGGCACTTCAGCTGCTTTGCCAGTATGCCCAGCCACGTGCCAGAAACAGCAGCTGGATCATAGGACtagtgaagaaatggaagcaaccCCTCCAGCCCCAACCGCTACCCCTGACCAGCACCCTTCTGTGCTGTTGTCCCCAGAGGCTTCACCTGGCCGTAATGATGACACTAGGACTCCCCCCGGGGCTTTGGCCAAGCAGCCAGTTCACTGCTATCAGAAGGCCATTGCTTCATCCAGCCCTCCAGGCCGTGTTTGGCGAGGCCGCAGCAGCCGTTCATGTTCCAATGGGGCTAGTGAGGCCTCTTCCTCCTCGGCGTCTTCATCTTCCAGATCCAGGTCCAGGTCTCGCTCCCATTCCCGTTCCCGGTCCAAGTCTAGGTCCATCTCCCCACCACCCAAGAGATGGCGCAG CTACAGGTCCCGTTGTTCCCGTAGTACCCGATCCTCTTCTAGGTCCAGCTGTGATTCCTGGGGACACTCTCGGCGGCGATCTTCCTCGTCGTCGTCTTCTACATCTTCTTCTTCATCCTCATCCAGTTCTCAGAGCCGATCTCGTTCTCCGTCCCCTCGTAGGAGGAGTAATAGGAGACGGAG GTACGACTACTATGATTCCCAGGACCACTACCAAAGGCAGAAAATTCTTCAGAAGGAACGTGCAATA GAGGAAAGGAGAGTGGTCTTCATTGGGAAAATTCCAGGCTGCATGACTCGGTCAGAGTTGAAACATCGGTTCTCAGTCTTTGGAGAGATTGAAGAATGTACCATTCACTTCCGCTTTGAAGG TGACAACTATGGCTTTGTCACCTACCGATATGCTGAAGAAGCATTTGCAGCCATCGAGAGTGGTCACAAACTTCGGAGGGCAGGAGAGCAGCCCTTTGACCTCTGCTTTGGGGGCCGAAGGCAATTCTGCAAGAGGAATTATGCAGATTTGG ACTCCAACTGGGAGGAGTTTGACCCTGCCCCCGTGAAGAGCAAATTTGATTCAGTCGACTTTGACACATTACTAAAACAGGCCCAGAAGAACCTTCGGAGGTAA